In a single window of the Nitrospinota bacterium genome:
- the uvrC gene encoding excinuclease ABC subunit UvrC, whose translation MTTARKTSSSERLEAIIEELPASSGVYLFKGGKGEVLYVGKAKDLRSRVRSYFRAGADARHQIPFLLARLKDIDVLVTDTEKEAVLLEDVLIKEHRPLFNVDLKDDKTLVSLKLDTAHLWPRLEVVRLPHGPPTDGARYFGPYASAAETRSTVRELFKIFPIRSCSDTVFRGRSRPCLYYDIKQCVGPCVEGYTTREEYDGLVRQVILHLEGRSDELIRTLTAEMRRASDGLRFEEAGRIWRRLQAIERTVERQKVARQALKRNQDLLGLYREGERLTVQRLTVRGGNLVGGEAHHFGRMHLPDEAVLADFLARFYLNEEVLPEEVLLPIEVPEAEALEAVLSERRGRPVRLRAPKRGEARQLVVLACRNAEQAFRRRDDESEALEDVREELASKLRLSRAPSTIECVDISALGGTLAAGSIVRFVEGKPAKRGYRKYRIRTVEGPDDYGMMAEVLARRFRRGLEDGDLPDLLLVDGGKGQLNIALAAMRDLCVEPRRGRPGQGAGPPAGLGPLGL comes from the coding sequence ATGACGACCGCAAGGAAGACCTCCTCATCGGAACGCCTCGAGGCAATCATCGAGGAGCTCCCCGCCTCTTCTGGCGTCTACCTCTTCAAAGGAGGGAAGGGCGAGGTCCTCTACGTGGGCAAGGCCAAGGACTTACGAAGCCGGGTCAGAAGCTACTTCCGGGCAGGGGCCGACGCCCGCCACCAGATTCCATTTCTTCTGGCCCGCCTGAAAGACATCGACGTTCTGGTGACCGACACGGAAAAGGAGGCGGTGCTGCTGGAGGACGTTCTCATCAAGGAGCACAGGCCGCTGTTCAACGTTGACCTCAAGGACGACAAGACCCTGGTCTCCCTCAAGCTCGACACCGCGCACCTCTGGCCGAGGCTCGAGGTGGTGCGCCTGCCCCATGGGCCGCCAACCGACGGCGCCCGCTATTTCGGCCCCTACGCCTCGGCCGCTGAGACCCGCTCCACCGTTCGGGAGCTCTTCAAGATCTTCCCCATACGCTCCTGCTCTGACACCGTCTTTCGCGGACGCAGCCGACCGTGCCTCTATTACGATATCAAGCAGTGCGTGGGTCCCTGCGTGGAGGGCTATACGACCCGTGAGGAATACGACGGGCTGGTCCGCCAGGTGATTCTCCACCTGGAGGGCCGAAGCGACGAGCTCATCCGCACGCTCACCGCCGAGATGAGGCGGGCCAGCGACGGGCTCCGCTTCGAGGAAGCGGGCCGCATCTGGCGTCGGCTCCAGGCAATCGAGCGGACCGTAGAGCGCCAGAAGGTGGCCCGGCAGGCGCTCAAGCGTAACCAGGACCTCTTGGGCCTCTACCGCGAGGGTGAGCGGCTGACCGTCCAGCGGCTCACGGTCCGAGGCGGCAATCTCGTAGGCGGCGAGGCGCACCACTTCGGCCGGATGCACCTGCCCGACGAGGCGGTACTGGCCGACTTCCTGGCGCGCTTTTACCTAAACGAGGAGGTCTTGCCGGAGGAGGTGCTCTTGCCCATCGAGGTTCCTGAGGCCGAGGCCCTGGAGGCGGTGCTCTCGGAGCGCAGGGGCCGTCCCGTGCGGCTCCGGGCGCCTAAACGAGGCGAAGCTCGCCAGCTTGTGGTCCTGGCCTGCCGGAACGCCGAGCAGGCTTTCCGACGACGGGACGACGAGAGCGAGGCCCTGGAGGATGTCCGGGAAGAGTTGGCCTCCAAGCTCCGGCTGAGCCGCGCGCCCTCGACCATCGAGTGCGTGGACATCTCCGCCCTAGGCGGCACCCTGGCCGCCGGAAGCATCGTGCGCTTCGTCGAGGGCAAGCCCGCCAAGCGGGGCTACCGCAAGTACCGCATCCGGACGGTCGAGGGCCCCGACGACTACGGCATGATGGCCGAGGTTCTCGCCCGTCGTTTTCGCCGGGGCCTGGAGGATGGGGACCTTCCGGACCTTCTCCTTGTGGACGGCGGCAAGGGACAGCTCAATATCGCTCTGGCGGCCATGAGGGACCTTTGTGTGGAGCCTCGCCGTGGCCGCCCTGGCCAAGGAGCCGGACCGCCCGCAGGGCTCGGCCCGCTGGGCCTCTGA